From the Penaeus vannamei isolate JL-2024 unplaced genomic scaffold, ASM4276789v1 unanchor745, whole genome shotgun sequence genome, one window contains:
- the LOC113812778 gene encoding uncharacterized protein, protein MSMTLRYHDLAPESTSTSDFYLSDAGVELRGHLKGKENSNRRKEGMEDEKEEYGLKGVSQAAASQAASQAAATASAAAQSASAAAAQGQAQAAQITQAAQGAQAAAFAESSLSSQASSAVQSAENTYNTAVALANALGHAQAEAQAVAAQALQALQAAQAVQSAQQ, encoded by the exons ATGAGTATGACCTTACGATACCACGACCTCGCTCCTGAATCCACCTCAACCTCAGACTTCTACCTCTCAGATGCTGGCGTTGAGTTGCGGGGACAtttgaagggaaaggaaaatagtaacagaagaaaagaaggaatggaggacgaaaaggaggaataTG GTCTGAAGGGCGTTTCTCAGGCCGCTGCGTCTCAAGCTGCGTCTCAGGCTGCGGCCACAGCCTCCGCAGCGGCACAGTCTGCCTCAGCCGCAGCTGCTCAGGGACAGGCTCAAGCTGCGCAGATCACGCAGGCCGCGCAGGGAGCGCAGGCTGCGGCCTTCGCCGAGTCTTCGCTGTCCAGCCAGGCGAGCAGCGCCGTTCAGTCTGCCGAGAACACCTACAACACAGCCGTGGCCTTGGCCAATGCCCTGGGACACGCCCAGGCCGAAGCTCAGGCTGTGGCCGCGCAGGCGCTGCAGGCACTGCAGGCAGCCCAGGCGGTGCAGTCGGCACAgcaataa